The Zalophus californianus isolate mZalCal1 chromosome 7, mZalCal1.pri.v2, whole genome shotgun sequence genome includes a region encoding these proteins:
- the LOC113928023 gene encoding vomeronasal type-1 receptor 43-like, producing MFAYLERLARGLSICTSSFLTVVQATTISPRASVCASFKPASTWPILPFFLFFWILNSLLSMNLLYYMKNINSLNGSQIGESEGHCVFLPASQTTRWVFLILMALRDFLFLGLMGWASVSMVCVLHKHHKHAGYLQKSKVLYHNPPEIRAAHSVLLLMLCFLFSYWTDCIILLSLNSSLENNSFILIVREFLILGYAILSPFVLIHRDRHVVECLAHSVKLKKCLFCH from the coding sequence ATGTTTGCGTACCTCGAGAGGCTGGCCCGGGGCCTCTCGATCTGCACCAGCAGCTTCCTCACTGTGGTCCAGGCCACCACCATCAGCCCCAGAGCCTCCGTGTGCGCCAGCTTCAAGCCAGCATCCACATGGCCtatccttccctttttcctcttcttctggatACTCAATTCCTTGCTCAGCATGAACTTACTCTATTACATGAAAAACATCAACAGCCTAAACGGGTCACAAATTGGTGAAAGTGAAGGCCACTGTGTTTTTCTACCAGCAAGCCAGACAACGAGGTGGGTTTTTCTCATTCTCATGGCCCTGCGAGATTTCCTGTTTCTGGGTCTCATGGGCTGGGCCAGTGTCTCCATGGTATGCGTTCTCCATAAGCACCACAAGCATGCCGGCTACCTGCAGAAATCCAAGGTTCTCTACCACAACCCCCCTGAGATAAGAGCCGCTCACAGTGTTCTCCTGCtgatgctttgttttcttttctcttattggaCAGATTGTATTATTTTGTTAAGCTTAAATTCCTCCTTAGAGAATAATTCTTTCATATTAATTGTTCGAGAGTTTCTAATTCTTGGTTATGCAATTCTCAGCCCATTCGTGCTGATTCACAGAGATAGACATGTGGTTGAATGTTTGGCACACtcagtaaaactaaaaaaatgtctgttctgtcATTGA